The Sphingomicrobium sp. genome has a window encoding:
- a CDS encoding lipopolysaccharide biosynthesis protein — MRHWFKDSSLQSLLKNSSYLAISRIAAGLGGVATLGFAGRALGPVLFGVLILIHSYAQLANGLAKFQSWQLVIRYGSPALASGDRATFQQATGFALALDLASGFGGMVIAMALLPFIGTWFKIPPEYIGYAVLYCLIVPAMAAAAPVGVLRAVDRFDLIGWQGTVTPIVRVVLVAAAWATDAPFAAYLAAWFISTMAGELYMWIIAWREMRRRELLAGMKMTLRPRELPGAWRFAVNVNLATSMNAARGPLSQLLVGVILGPAATGLYRIAKTLAEAIEKPADLLNKAFYPEVMRLDLATKRPWKLMMRGAALSAMVGALVCLLIVVAGKPLITAIFGAKYVGSYAPTIIMLVGTFLGVITFPVTPMLYAMHKTGAPVIAKLVGIGISLIALYPLCVRFGLTGAAISYVLGSLISIGMTVAVLYRAYRGLHPVRPAIRPAE, encoded by the coding sequence ATGAGACATTGGTTCAAGGACAGCAGCCTGCAATCGCTGCTGAAGAACAGCAGCTATCTCGCGATCTCGCGCATCGCAGCGGGCCTTGGCGGCGTCGCTACGCTCGGTTTTGCCGGTCGCGCCTTGGGCCCGGTGCTGTTCGGCGTGCTGATCCTGATCCACAGCTATGCGCAGCTTGCGAACGGGCTTGCCAAGTTCCAGTCGTGGCAGTTGGTCATCCGCTACGGCTCGCCGGCGCTTGCAAGCGGTGACCGCGCAACCTTCCAGCAGGCGACCGGCTTCGCGCTCGCGCTCGACCTCGCCAGCGGCTTCGGCGGCATGGTCATCGCGATGGCGCTGCTTCCATTCATCGGCACCTGGTTCAAGATCCCGCCCGAGTACATCGGCTATGCGGTGCTCTACTGCCTGATCGTTCCAGCGATGGCGGCCGCTGCACCGGTGGGCGTGCTGCGCGCGGTCGACCGCTTCGACCTGATCGGCTGGCAAGGGACGGTGACGCCGATCGTCCGCGTCGTTCTCGTCGCGGCGGCGTGGGCGACGGACGCGCCGTTCGCCGCTTATCTGGCGGCATGGTTCATCAGTACGATGGCCGGCGAACTCTACATGTGGATCATCGCCTGGCGCGAAATGCGGCGTCGCGAGCTGTTGGCCGGAATGAAGATGACGCTGCGGCCTCGCGAGCTCCCCGGTGCGTGGCGGTTCGCCGTGAACGTCAATCTCGCCACATCGATGAACGCGGCGCGCGGGCCGCTCAGCCAGCTGCTGGTCGGCGTCATCCTCGGCCCCGCCGCGACCGGCCTGTACCGCATCGCCAAGACGCTCGCCGAAGCGATCGAGAAGCCCGCCGACCTGCTCAACAAGGCCTTCTACCCAGAGGTGATGCGGCTGGACCTTGCGACCAAGCGCCCATGGAAGCTGATGATGCGCGGCGCGGCCTTGTCAGCGATGGTCGGCGCCCTCGTGTGCCTGTTGATCGTGGTTGCCGGAAAGCCGCTGATCACGGCGATCTTCGGAGCAAAATATGTCGGCAGCTACGCGCCGACGATCATCATGCTCGTCGGCACGTTCCTTGGCGTCATCACGTTCCCGGTGACGCCGATGCTCTATGCCATGCACAAGACCGGCGCGCCGGTGATTGCAAAACTGGTCGGCATCGGCATTTCGCTGATCGCGCTTTACCCGCTGTGCGTCCGTTTCGGGCTGACCGGTGCGGCCATATCCTATGTGCTCGGGTCTTTGATTTCGATCGGGATGACCGTGGCCGTCCTCTACCGCGCTTATCGCGGCCTTCACCCGGTCAGACCGGCCATTCGTCCCGCAGAATAG
- a CDS encoding thymidine kinase, producing MAKLYFYYAAMNAGKSTTLLQADFNYRERGMETMLWTAAHDDRAGTGTIGSRIALSAPAHTYSPEIDLFAATTDELKKRKLHCILVDEAQFLTREHVLQLCRVSDELNIPVLCYGLRTDFQASLFEGSAALLALADALIELKAVCDCGRKATMNLRVDAEGHAVAAGAQTEIGGNDRYIALCRRHFFERLREGEARQLSLDIPR from the coding sequence GTGGCCAAGCTCTATTTCTATTATGCGGCGATGAACGCGGGCAAATCGACGACCCTGCTCCAGGCCGACTTCAACTATCGCGAGCGCGGCATGGAAACCATGCTGTGGACCGCGGCGCATGACGACCGCGCCGGCACCGGCACCATCGGGTCGCGCATCGCACTGTCCGCGCCGGCGCACACTTACTCGCCAGAGATCGACCTGTTCGCGGCGACTACGGACGAGCTGAAGAAGCGGAAGCTTCACTGCATCCTGGTCGACGAAGCGCAGTTCCTGACCCGCGAGCACGTCCTCCAGCTGTGCCGGGTCAGCGACGAGCTCAACATCCCGGTGCTTTGCTACGGCCTGCGCACCGACTTCCAGGCGAGCCTGTTTGAAGGCAGCGCCGCCTTGCTTGCGCTTGCCGACGCACTGATCGAGCTGAAGGCGGTCTGCGATTGCGGACGCAAGGCGACGATGAACCTGCGCGTCGATGCCGAAGGCCATGCGGTTGCCGCCGGAGCCCAGACGGAGATCGGCGGCAATGACCGCTATATCGCGCTGTGCCGCCGTCACTTCTTCGAGCGGCTGCGCGAAGGCGAAGCGCGCCAGCTCAGCCTCGACATTCCCCGTTGA
- the truB gene encoding tRNA pseudouridine(55) synthase TruB: MHGWIIVDKPLGLGSTTAVSAVKRILRQAGEPKTKVGHGGTLDPLASGVLPIALGEATKVAGRMLDATKTYEFTILFGEETDTLDAEGEVVATSDVRPSLEEIATILPRFTGELDQLPPAYSALKIDGKPAYARARAGEQVEMKRRRVVISELRPFASTHDSLTLSATVSKGTYIRSLARDIAHALGTVGHVSYLRRTRAGPFAIEQAISLDFLEEAAKARALTRTVLPLQTALDDIPALPVTPDQARLLRHGQILFGFPATPGLQLATSGQVPVALVEATADGLKVVRGFNLLDVAE, from the coding sequence ATCCACGGCTGGATCATCGTCGACAAGCCGCTCGGACTCGGGTCGACGACGGCGGTGAGCGCGGTGAAGCGCATCCTTCGCCAGGCCGGTGAGCCGAAGACCAAGGTCGGCCATGGCGGCACGCTCGACCCATTGGCCAGCGGCGTCCTCCCGATTGCGCTCGGCGAGGCGACCAAGGTCGCCGGCCGGATGCTCGACGCGACGAAAACCTATGAGTTCACCATTCTGTTCGGCGAGGAGACCGACACGCTCGACGCCGAAGGCGAAGTCGTCGCCACCAGCGACGTTCGCCCCAGCCTGGAGGAGATCGCCACGATCTTGCCGCGCTTCACCGGCGAGCTCGACCAGCTTCCGCCCGCTTATTCGGCCCTCAAGATCGACGGCAAGCCCGCCTATGCCCGGGCTCGTGCCGGCGAACAGGTCGAGATGAAGCGGCGCCGTGTCGTCATTAGCGAACTGCGGCCATTCGCGAGCACGCACGACAGCCTTACCCTCTCCGCCACCGTGTCCAAGGGCACCTACATCCGGTCCCTTGCACGGGACATCGCACATGCGCTTGGCACCGTCGGCCACGTCTCCTACCTCCGTCGTACGCGCGCGGGCCCGTTCGCTATCGAACAGGCCATTTCGCTGGACTTTCTGGAGGAAGCCGCTAAGGCGCGCGCACTGACGAGGACGGTACTGCCGCTACAAACGGCGCTGGACGACATCCCGGCCCTCCCCGTCACCCCCGATCAGGCCCGTCTGCTCCGTCATGGTCAGATTCTGTTCGGGTTCCCCGCAACGCCGGGGCTTCAACTGGCGACATCGGGCCAAGTGCCCGTCGCGCTGGTCGAAGCAACGGCCGACGGCCTCAAGGTCGTCAGGGGCTTCAATCTACTCGATGTCGCGGAGTAA
- the rpsO gene encoding 30S ribosomal protein S15 — protein MSITAERKEALIKEHGRGKGDTGSPEVQVAILTERILNLTEHFKTHAKDNHSRRGLLMLVNQRRSLLDYLRRNDEQRYTDLIAKLGLRK, from the coding sequence ATGTCTATCACTGCGGAGCGCAAGGAAGCGCTCATCAAGGAACATGGCCGTGGCAAGGGCGACACCGGCTCGCCGGAAGTCCAGGTCGCGATCCTCACCGAACGAATTCTCAACCTGACCGAGCACTTCAAGACTCACGCGAAGGACAATCACTCGCGCCGCGGTCTGCTGATGCTGGTCAACCAGCGCCGCTCGCTGCTCGATTATCTTCGCCGCAATGACGAACAGCGCTACACCGATCTCATCGCGAAGCTCGGCCTTCGCAAGTAA